Proteins encoded by one window of Aliivibrio wodanis:
- the ndh gene encoding NADH dehydrogenase gives MTKIVIVGGGAGGLELATKFGRTLGRKGRAEVTLVDRKASHLWKPLLHEVATGSLDEGVDAISYRAHAKNHSFDFQMGSLCDINRDRKFITLAEIKDEHGELLIPTREIEYDYLILAIGSTSNDFNTPGVRENCIFLDSPEQAHRFRTEMNNQFLKLHMHPTQKTVDIAIVGAGATGVELSAELHNAIKELRLYGFGDLDSAKLNVNLVEAGERILPALPPRISSAAHSELTKLGVNVRTMTMVTKADSEGLHTKDGELIPAQIMVWAAGIKAPDFMKDIAGLESNRINQLVVKPTLQTTRDDDIFVIGDLACCEKPEGGFVPPRAQSAHQMASHAFKNIVAKMTNREMKPYIYKDHGSLVSLSNFSTVGSLMGNLTKGSMMVEGRIARVVYISLYRMHQIALHGVFKTTLIMLVGRINRVLRPNLKLH, from the coding sequence ATGACTAAGATTGTTATTGTTGGTGGTGGAGCTGGTGGTCTAGAGCTTGCTACTAAATTTGGTCGTACATTAGGTCGTAAAGGTCGCGCAGAAGTTACTTTAGTTGATCGTAAAGCAAGTCACTTATGGAAACCATTACTTCATGAAGTAGCAACAGGCTCTTTAGATGAAGGCGTTGATGCAATCAGTTACCGTGCACATGCTAAAAATCACTCTTTTGATTTTCAAATGGGTAGCTTGTGCGATATTAATCGTGATCGTAAATTTATTACTTTGGCTGAAATTAAAGATGAGCATGGTGAGTTACTCATCCCAACAAGAGAGATTGAATACGATTATTTAATCCTTGCGATTGGCTCTACATCGAATGATTTCAATACTCCTGGGGTTCGTGAAAATTGTATTTTCCTTGATAGCCCAGAGCAAGCACATCGCTTCCGTACGGAAATGAATAATCAGTTCTTAAAACTTCATATGCATCCAACACAAAAAACCGTTGATATAGCGATTGTTGGTGCAGGTGCGACGGGTGTTGAGCTTTCTGCTGAACTTCATAATGCGATTAAAGAGCTACGTTTATATGGCTTCGGTGATTTAGATTCTGCAAAATTAAATGTAAACCTTGTTGAAGCGGGTGAGCGTATTCTTCCAGCTCTTCCTCCTCGTATTTCTTCAGCTGCGCACAGTGAATTAACAAAGCTGGGTGTAAACGTTAGAACGATGACGATGGTAACCAAAGCCGATTCTGAAGGTTTGCATACCAAAGATGGTGAGCTTATTCCGGCTCAAATCATGGTTTGGGCTGCGGGTATCAAAGCACCAGATTTTATGAAAGACATCGCAGGTTTAGAATCGAACCGTATTAACCAACTTGTTGTTAAGCCAACGCTGCAAACAACGCGTGATGATGATATTTTTGTTATTGGTGATTTAGCGTGTTGCGAGAAACCTGAAGGTGGTTTTGTTCCACCTCGTGCACAATCAGCACACCAAATGGCAAGTCATGCTTTTAAGAATATCGTTGCTAAAATGACTAACCGTGAAATGAAGCCATATATTTATAAAGATCACGGTTCTTTAGTTTCATTAAGTAACTTCTCAACCGTTGGTAGCTTAATGGGCAATTTAACTAAAGGCTCTATGATGGTTGAAGGCCGTATTGCTCGTGTTGTGTACATTTCATTGTATCGTATGCACCAAATTGCACTGCATGGTGTATTTAAAACAACCTTGATTATGTTGGTTGGCCGTATTAACCGAGTACTTCGTCCAAACTTAAAACTTCACTAA
- a CDS encoding putative helicase (DEAD/DEAH box helicase) has translation MSFSSQGFSPEVVKALTECGYQKLTPIQQKAIPLARKGHDILANAQTGTGKTAAFALPVIQQLLDSKKSATRRSARALILAPTRELAEQIASNIADYTKYTALSVTAVFGGKKMSSQERALDPGVDILVATPGRLQEHIEEGNISIANLEFLVFDEADRMLDMGFVNAIRNIMMEVNSAPQIMLFSATSSAQMNKLASDILRRPKRVSVDRENMTASTIAHVVYPVDEERKTELLSELIGRKNWQQVLVFVNYKETANNIVKELKLDGIKAVICHGDKAQSARRRALEEFKEGKARVMVATDVAARGLDIADLPHVINYDMPFLAEDYVHRIGRTGRAGKKGHAVSFVSREEELTVVQVETLIQQRIHRVVQAGYEPKSRDAYIEKVNTKEGFKNRKGRTNNVTNANQDQASAERRMRLKNVIQKKAGITKLKK, from the coding sequence ATGTCATTTTCATCTCAAGGTTTTTCACCTGAAGTCGTAAAAGCATTAACTGAATGTGGTTATCAGAAATTAACCCCAATCCAGCAAAAAGCCATTCCTTTGGCACGTAAAGGTCATGATATTCTTGCGAATGCTCAAACCGGTACTGGTAAAACGGCTGCATTTGCATTGCCTGTTATTCAGCAATTGCTTGATTCTAAAAAATCAGCAACGCGTCGTTCAGCTCGTGCGTTAATTTTAGCGCCAACTCGTGAGCTAGCAGAGCAGATCGCATCAAACATTGCTGATTACACAAAATATACAGCATTATCTGTAACCGCTGTATTTGGCGGTAAGAAAATGTCTTCTCAAGAGAGAGCATTGGATCCAGGTGTTGATATCTTGGTTGCGACTCCAGGTCGTCTTCAAGAGCACATCGAAGAGGGCAATATCTCCATCGCTAATCTTGAGTTTTTAGTATTTGATGAAGCTGACCGTATGTTAGATATGGGCTTTGTTAATGCGATTCGTAATATCATGATGGAAGTGAACTCTGCACCACAAATCATGCTGTTCTCTGCGACGTCTTCTGCGCAAATGAACAAGTTAGCGAGCGATATTTTACGTCGTCCAAAACGTGTTTCTGTTGATCGTGAAAACATGACAGCATCGACTATTGCTCACGTTGTTTATCCTGTAGATGAAGAGCGTAAAACAGAATTATTATCAGAATTGATTGGCCGTAAAAACTGGCAGCAAGTTTTGGTATTTGTAAACTACAAAGAAACAGCAAATAACATCGTTAAAGAACTTAAGCTTGATGGCATTAAAGCAGTTATTTGTCATGGTGATAAAGCACAAAGTGCTCGTCGTCGTGCACTAGAAGAGTTTAAAGAAGGCAAAGCTCGTGTAATGGTTGCAACGGATGTTGCTGCTCGTGGTCTTGATATTGCTGACTTACCACACGTAATTAACTACGATATGCCTTTCTTAGCGGAAGATTATGTTCACCGTATTGGTCGAACTGGTCGTGCTGGTAAAAAAGGTCATGCAGTTTCATTTGTTAGCCGTGAAGAAGAGCTAACAGTTGTTCAAGTTGAAACGCTAATTCAGCAACGTATTCACCGTGTAGTTCAAGCGGGTTACGAGCCTAAGAGCCGTGATGCTTACATTGAAAAAGTGAACACGAAAGAAGGATTTAAAAATCGTAAAGGTCGTACTAATAATGTAACCAATGCGAATCAAGATCAGGCTTCTGCAGAGCGTCGTATGCGTTTGAAGAACGTGATCCAAAAGAAAGCTGGTATTACTAAGCTTAAAAAGTAG